In Bacteroidales bacterium, the DNA window TAGTGGCGTCAGGATCACAAAGCAGAAGAAATTGAATAATTATATGCTCGAAGGAGGCTATGATATTCATCATACCTATAAGGATGGGAACCGTTTTGTGAAAATGATCATGCAGATGGATGGCCAGGAGTTCATTTCGGAGCGCACCGTAAACCTTTGGAAAAGCGCCCGAAGCCTAAACAATGGATTGTTTGCCGGAATTTCAACCAATGGTAAACCATGGCAACTTTCAGCTACTTTGCGAACCGATCTGAACCACTCAAATTCCGGTGATACGCTTTTTATCGAAAAGGAAGGGATTATCTATTACGATGCCAAACCTGCAACCCATGCATTCTGGAGTTTTTCAACCAATGCATCATGGCAGTTTACAGAATATTGGAAACTCTCATTGGGCTTGGGCCGCGGCGTGCGCCCGCCGGATTTATCTGAGCGTTATATTCAGTTCCTCGCCACAGGTTTTGATCGTTACGATTACCTTGGGAATCCAGAGCTTAAACCGGAAGTCAATTACCAGGCCGACCTCATGTTGGACTATTCCAGGGAGAATCTTCATTTTTTCACCAACGTTTTCAGGGCCGATATCAGGAATTTCATATCAGGAAAACTCCTTCCACCTTCTGTTGCCCGACCTCAAAGCATGGGAGCGCCGGGGGTAAAGCAGTTTGAAAATATGAAGCAAGCTATATTTTACGGCTTTGAAAGCGGGCTAAGCGCTGAACCGGTTTCTGGAATGAAAGCTTCCCTCAATGTAGGCTATACCTACGCTTATTTTCCAGGGATCGAAAAAATACTATTAGAAAACGGACAAGCCGTTGGTACTGAAATGCTGACCAATGATCCGGTTCCTGAAATGCCGGCACTGGAGTCAAATTTCAGGCTCAGTTATTTGTTTTCCGGCTGGCATCTTGAACCATCTCTTGAAATCCGCGCTGTTGCATCGCAGAGGCAGGTTTCAGAAGCAAGTTATGAGGCAGTTACGCCGGGCTATATTATTCCAAACATAGGGCTTGCATGGCAGCCTCATAACAACATCAGGATCATGGTAGGGGTGAACAATCTTTTTAATAAAGCATACTACGACCACCTGAACCGGCGTATAATAGGAACCGGGGAGAATTTTTATGAAGCAGGAAGATCGGTTTTTGTGAATTTGAAGATTACCATATAAACCAAAGATATTTGCGATGGACGATTTTTAATTTACGATTTGGTTCCCATCGTATCGCTCCCAGCGATCCGATGGGTGAAAATCCGCATAAATTAGTCAAATCAGCATCATCCGCGTTCCATTCAGAAACAAAGAAAAT includes these proteins:
- a CDS encoding TonB-dependent receptor; protein product: MRITALFFLLLAQIPFSSGQSLPDTIIILKGIEIKEKAIQSIQPITIIKSDLMDRTAVVDIGEILRSQPNISGIRRGGYAVDPVVRGFRYSQINISLDEGIHIEGGCPNRMDPVLAHIQPGDIQRLEVAYGPYQFKYGPALGSSIRVTTRKENIFSYRKIQATSLSGYDAGRNGFRQHLALWGSSGNTFYRVSGGYMNYGNYTDGNGREWNSGFTKYGFSADAGFRFAKHQQLELSYKGSFARDVLFPALPMDETADNTNILSAVYTIRNPDQTDDLIKIAVHHSMVYHEMDNSRRPQYSAVVPPYLGRMQAVAKVDARSSGVRITKQKKLNNYMLEGGYDIHHTYKDGNRFVKMIMQMDGQEFISERTVNLWKSARSLNNGLFAGISTNGKPWQLSATLRTDLNHSNSGDTLFIEKEGIIYYDAKPATHAFWSFSTNASWQFTEYWKLSLGLGRGVRPPDLSERYIQFLATGFDRYDYLGNPELKPEVNYQADLMLDYSRENLHFFTNVFRADIRNFISGKLLPPSVARPQSMGAPGVKQFENMKQAIFYGFESGLSAEPVSGMKASLNVGYTYAYFPGIEKILLENGQAVGTEMLTNDPVPEMPALESNFRLSYLFSGWHLEPSLEIRAVASQRQVSEASYEAVTPGYIIPNIGLAWQPHNNIRIMVGVNNLFNKAYYDHLNRRIIGTGENFYEAGRSVFVNLKITI